CAACCTTTCTGCGGGGAGAATCGTCAAAGTATGAAAATCTACGTATGAGGAGAAGACAATGCTGATAACAACGACCAATACGCTGGAAGGAAGAAAGATCGTCAAGTATCTTGGTCTGGTGACCGGTGAGGCGATCTTGGGGGCGAATATCTTCAAAGATATCTTTGCCAATATCACGGATATTGTCGGCGGGCGGTCCGGGGCGTATGAGCGCGAACTGCAGAAGGCGAAAACGATCGCGTTGCAGGAGATGCAGGCGCAGGCGGAACAGATGGGCGGGAATGCCGTGATCGCGGTAGATCTCGACTACGAGACGGTGGGGTCTGGATCGATGCTGATGGTATCGGCGGCGGGCACCGCAGTGGTAGTCGAATGACTGGAGTAATGTGATCTCGATACAGATTTATCCTGATGTCGCCGCTGTCGCCAAGGCAGCGGCGCGTTTTGTTTATGAGCAGATCAGCGCCTCGCGCGAGCGGAGGCGTTTCCTGATCGCTTTGTCCGGAGGGAGCACTCCCAAACCGGTCTACCAGTTTCTCAGCGCAAAGCCGGAGGCCGGTCCAATGATGCGGTCGAAAGTGGATTTCCTGTTTTCCGATGAACGGGCGGTGCCGCCGGAGTCGGAGCAGTCGAATTTCAATACCGCGAGGGAAGGGCTGTTCAATCCGCTCCATATCGGGAATACCAATGTCTATCGGATGCGGGGAGAGGAGAAGGATCTGGCGACAGAGGCGCGAAATTATGAGGAGCTGATTCGCCGCAAAGCGGGAGTGGGGGCGAACGAAATTCCGCGACTCGATATGATCCTGTTGGGGATGGGTCCGGACGGCCACACGGCATCGTTGTTTCCGGGCCATGATTTTGATGCCTCTGCAGGGCGACTGGTTGATGCACCGTATGTCGAATCGCTGAAGGCGTATCGGTTGACGTTTACGCTGTCATTGCTCAATGCGGCCAAGTCGGTGCTTTTTGTAGTCGCCGGGCCGGACAAGGCGGAGGCGGTGAAAAAGGTCTTGTCAGCGGAGGTTGAGGGGGATATTCTTCCGGCGAGACGGGTGGAAGCGGAGCGGACGATCTGGATGATCGACTCGGCCTCGGCCAGTCTGCTTGACCCGGCTCATGCACGAGGATCAGTACGTTTATGTTAGCAGGGTATATCAGTGGCGCATCGGTTGAACTGGCGCGCGTCAAGGAGTCCGAGGGGGGGATCAAGCTCTACAATCAGACTGTCTACAACAGCAAAGATTTCACCAGTTTCGAGCAGATACTCAATCTCTATCTCAAGAAAAGCACGACGCAAATCAAGCAGGCCTGTTTTGGAGTGGCCGGTCCGGTGATCAATGGCGAGGTGCGGACAACAAACCTTCCGTGGTTGTTGACGGCATCGACTATCGAGGATCGTTTCAAGATCGGCAAAGTCAAACTGCTTAATGATATTGTCGCGCTGGCGCATGGCCTTCCGCACGTCAAGGAAGACCGGTACTATGTTATCAATCCCGGAGTAAAGCAGAAGAATGGGAATGTCGGGTTGATCGCCGCGGGCTCTGGTCTTGGCGAAGCGATGGTGCATGTGCATGATGAGAAGTATTATCCGTATGCATCGGAGGGTGGACATGCCGATTTTGCCCCGAGCAGTCAGCGTGAGATGGAGTTGTGGGAGTACCTGTATTCCGAGTTGGGGCATGTCGAGGTTGAAGATGTGCTGAGCCTCAAGGGGCTGGAGCGGATCTACAATTTTCTCGTTGATTCGCGCGGCAAGCCGCCTTCGACCTGGTTTGAGAAGGCAGTCGATAAACCGGGAGTGTTGATTGAAAGGGCGCTCTCCGGCAAAGATCAGGACGCGATCGAAACACTGGATATCTTTGTTGATTGTTATGCCTCCGAGGCGGCGAATCTTGCGCTGAAAGGGATGACCCTGGGTGGGATGTTTATCGGCGGACTTATCGGGCCGCAGATCATCACGCTCTTGGATCAGGGGCGGTTTATGGAGCGGTTTGTCAAACGGGGGAAGATGGAGTCATTGTTGGCGCGGATGCCGGTCTCGATCATCATCGAAGAAAAGACGGCGCTGATCGGCGCCGGGACAGTGGCGCTTCGCGACAGCAAGTAGCATGAAAGACTGCATTCTCTTTCTCAACGGCAGCTATGCGCGCCGGGATATTGAATACTACCGGAAATTGTGTCGGGGGAGATATTTGGTTGCGGTGGATGGCGGGTATCGGTTTTTCAAAGCGGCGGGGATATTCCCGAACCTGCTGATCGGAGATTTTGATTCGATCCGCCGGATGCCGAGTGACCTTCCCAAGTCGACAGTCGTCGAGCGATTTCCTCCGATGAAAGACAAGACCGATGCTGAGCTGGCGCTGGACCATTGTCTCGCGCGCAAGGCAAAGCGGATAGATATCGTGCAGCCATCGTATGGCGAGCCGGATCAGATGCTGGGGAATTTCCTGTTGTTGCTAGTGGCGGCAGGGAAGCAACGGGGAGCGTATCATCCGGAGATACGCATTGTGAATCGCCGGTACGAAGTACAGTTGCTGAATGACAACAAAGTTGTTCTGAGTAATGCGGCCGGTGATCTGGTGTCGGTACTTCCGCTGTCAGGCAAAGTCAGTCTGACCACGACCGGGACCAGTTACAATGTGAGTGGGGTGGAGGTTATACGGGGGAGGTCGTTGGGGATGCGGAATCGGGTGACGGGGAGGCGGGCGGAAATTGGGGTTGCGGGGATGGCGCTGTTGGTGCGGCAATTTGGTCGAAAATAGATGGTGGCGGGGGAGTCAAGAAATAGCGCTACATGTCGATTATCTCATAGTGTGACAATTGTTTGCGTGGAGTGAGCAGAATCCATTTGGTTGCTTGACAAATGGGGTTGTGACACTATATTGGGCGGACTTGTCGGACGCCCGTCCGGCGAAGTTAGATTACTGGGAGATCGTCCAACGGTAGGACATGCGGCTCTGGACCGTAGAATCGGGGTTCGAATCCCTGTCTCCCAGCCAAAATTCCCTCAAACACAGACAGCACTATCCATATAAGCCAGACCATGTTACGGATTGCCTTGCATCGGGCCAGCCCGCGTCTTAGATTTGGACGTATCATCAAATAATCCAAACGATGGGTGTGGGACCATGCGACGTGTTGCCTTCGCATTACTGGTTTTGCTGGTTCTCTTTTCAATCGCCGAAGTGGGGAGATCGGCTAATCCAATAGCGTTCACTCAAAATATAGGGCAGTGGCCGGATAGCATTCGGTACCGTGCCGATGTGAATGGTACCGTGATGTGGTTCACCAACTCTGCAGTCTACTATCATCTGTTCGAGCAGGGAGAGGACACACTTAATCAGACCAGCAGGATGTTTCGGGCAGGATATGTGGGGAGCAATCCGGATGCGGTTATCGAACCGAGCGGAGAATTGGCGGCCAGATGCAATTACTTCCTGGGGAGTGCCCCATCCCGGTGGCGAACAGATGTTCCCAATTACTCGACTATCACGATAAGAAACCTCTACGAGGGCGTGGATGCAGTGTTTGACGGAAGGAGTGGAGGGCTTGAATATCGGCTGGAGGGGAGAGCGAGGGCCAAGGCGGAAGT
This genomic interval from bacterium contains the following:
- a CDS encoding heavy metal-binding domain-containing protein, whose protein sequence is MLITTTNTLEGRKIVKYLGLVTGEAILGANIFKDIFANITDIVGGRSGAYERELQKAKTIALQEMQAQAEQMGGNAVIAVDLDYETVGSGSMLMVSAAGTAVVVE
- the pgl gene encoding 6-phosphogluconolactonase, with the translated sequence MISIQIYPDVAAVAKAAARFVYEQISASRERRRFLIALSGGSTPKPVYQFLSAKPEAGPMMRSKVDFLFSDERAVPPESEQSNFNTAREGLFNPLHIGNTNVYRMRGEEKDLATEARNYEELIRRKAGVGANEIPRLDMILLGMGPDGHTASLFPGHDFDASAGRLVDAPYVESLKAYRLTFTLSLLNAAKSVLFVVAGPDKAEAVKKVLSAEVEGDILPARRVEAERTIWMIDSASASLLDPAHARGSVRLC
- the glk gene encoding glucokinase, which produces MLAGYISGASVELARVKESEGGIKLYNQTVYNSKDFTSFEQILNLYLKKSTTQIKQACFGVAGPVINGEVRTTNLPWLLTASTIEDRFKIGKVKLLNDIVALAHGLPHVKEDRYYVINPGVKQKNGNVGLIAAGSGLGEAMVHVHDEKYYPYASEGGHADFAPSSQREMELWEYLYSELGHVEVEDVLSLKGLERIYNFLVDSRGKPPSTWFEKAVDKPGVLIERALSGKDQDAIETLDIFVDCYASEAANLALKGMTLGGMFIGGLIGPQIITLLDQGRFMERFVKRGKMESLLARMPVSIIIEEKTALIGAGTVALRDSK
- a CDS encoding thiamine diphosphokinase, yielding MKDCILFLNGSYARRDIEYYRKLCRGRYLVAVDGGYRFFKAAGIFPNLLIGDFDSIRRMPSDLPKSTVVERFPPMKDKTDAELALDHCLARKAKRIDIVQPSYGEPDQMLGNFLLLLVAAGKQRGAYHPEIRIVNRRYEVQLLNDNKVVLSNAAGDLVSVLPLSGKVSLTTTGTSYNVSGVEVIRGRSLGMRNRVTGRRAEIGVAGMALLVRQFGRK